The sequence CCCTGCGTCGCCCAGGTGGTTGACGCCGAAACCCAACAAGCCGAAGCCTTTGTCGTAACCGAACTAATCGAAGGCACCTCGCTGGATCGTCAGGTCAAAAAACATGGCCCCTTCGACCTGCCGGCCTTGGCCGTCCTAGCGCAGGATCTGGCCGCCGCCATCGCCACTATCCACCACGCCGGAGTGGTTCACCGCGATCTGAAACCGGCCAACGTCATGCTGCGCGATGACGGCTCTGTAGTGCTAATCGACTTTGGGCTGGCCCAAGAAGACGCTTGGTCTCGCCTGACCGGCCACGGCCTGGTCGCTGGCACCCCCGGTTTCGTCTCTCCCGAACTGCTGCGCGGCGCCGAGGTTGGCCCTGAATCCGACCGCTGGGCCGTGGCCGCCATGCTGATCAGTGCCGCCACCGGCCGGCCGCCCTTTGGCGGCGGCGGGGTCGAGGCGGTGCTGTCACGGGTATTAGAGGGAGATGGCGACCTGGCCGGCCTTGAACCCAACTTGGCGGACCTGCTGCGACGCGCGGTCCAGGCCGACCCGGCCGCCCGGGTCAGTCTTGAGGATTTGACCGGAGCCTTGGCCGCCATGGCCCGGGGCGAGGAAGTCCTAGCACCAACTATGGTGGCGCCGGCAGAACCGGTTGCCAGGCCCAATGCCGGGTCTCGTCCCTCAGTCCAAAACCCACCCTCACCGCCGTCCGCGGCCGAGCAGACCGCTCTGATCTGGGACGACCAACCCCTGACCGAACAGCTCGACCCGCCGTCGCCTGGCCGGATGGCGACCTACCCCCCAGGCCAAGGAGCCGGAACCGGACCAGGTTTGGCCGTACCACCACCTGAGCTGCCCCGGCCCAAAGCCACACCGTGGCTGTGTCTGGCTGTCTGGATCTTGGCCATGGCCGTGGCCTTGCACCAGGCCATAGCGGCCGCGGTGGGGTTGACCTTGATCTTGTGGCTGGCCCGCACAGTCTGTGTTGGACGGGAGTCGGTGGCCGCCAGGTGGCGGCGCTACGGGCCACGCCCCTCGGACCCAGCCCGCACCGCCGCCTCAGTGCCCTGGTATCTGTTACGCGGCCTGCTCGGATTGTTGCCAACCTTGCTGGTTGGCACAGCCGTGGGCCTTGGCGGCTATTGGGT is a genomic window of Micrococcales bacterium containing:
- a CDS encoding protein kinase, with translation MSGLTLPVGTELGGYVLRGVVGSGASGTVYRANDADGLEVAFKLLHPSVAADSAARQRLRREVELLQRLKAPCVAQVVDAETQQAEAFVVTELIEGTSLDRQVKKHGPFDLPALAVLAQDLAAAIATIHHAGVVHRDLKPANVMLRDDGSVVLIDFGLAQEDAWSRLTGHGLVAGTPGFVSPELLRGAEVGPESDRWAVAAMLISAATGRPPFGGGGVEAVLSRVLEGDGDLAGLEPNLADLLRRAVQADPAARVSLEDLTGALAAMARGEEVLAPTMVAPAEPVARPNAGSRPSVQNPPSPPSAAEQTALIWDDQPLTEQLDPPSPGRMATYPPGQGAGTGPGLAVPPPELPRPKATPWLCLAVWILAMAVALHQAIAAAVGLTLILWLARTVCVGRESVAARWRRYGPRPSDPARTAASVPWYLLRGLLGLLPTLLVGTAVGLGGYWVFAWLGDTRPSYVAALAVGLGTLVAWRGPSAEPTRLGQRHLTRAVFPAGWTRLFIGLIALAVAVTLAWPVLSEVTG